One genomic segment of Rubripirellula tenax includes these proteins:
- a CDS encoding fumarylacetoacetate hydrolase family protein, whose amino-acid sequence MDIAKFIDSTGATRVAVVDGDRVIPLVLDTKFPSLSDLLAADSPSEAIESLAKDDPVAIGNDFQWLPPIDHQEVWAAGVTYKRSQTARMEESEAAASCYDRVYNADRPELFFKATPHRVSGHGGPLRIRTDATWNVPEPEVTLVLSPKLKIIGLTIGNDMSSRDIEGDNPLYLPQAKCYDQCAGLGPWISLYDSLPPVAEIAIDLKILRGGVVVFEGQSGADQMARKFDDLVAWLGRDNSFPNGAFLMTGTGIVPTTEFTLAAGDVVNITIAGVGTLSNAIVQG is encoded by the coding sequence ATGGATATCGCAAAGTTTATCGACTCGACCGGCGCCACGCGTGTTGCAGTGGTCGATGGCGACCGAGTCATTCCGCTTGTCCTGGACACAAAATTTCCGTCGCTGTCGGACCTGCTTGCCGCAGATTCCCCTTCGGAAGCGATCGAATCGCTGGCAAAGGACGATCCGGTCGCGATTGGCAACGACTTTCAGTGGTTGCCGCCGATCGACCATCAAGAGGTCTGGGCGGCCGGTGTGACATACAAACGCAGCCAGACGGCGAGGATGGAAGAATCCGAAGCCGCGGCTTCGTGTTACGACCGAGTCTACAATGCCGATCGGCCCGAGCTGTTTTTTAAGGCGACGCCGCACCGTGTTTCGGGACACGGCGGACCGCTGCGAATTCGTACCGACGCGACGTGGAATGTGCCCGAACCCGAGGTCACATTGGTACTGTCACCCAAATTGAAAATCATTGGGCTGACCATCGGCAACGATATGAGTTCGCGAGATATCGAGGGCGACAATCCACTATATCTGCCTCAAGCGAAATGCTATGACCAGTGTGCGGGGCTTGGGCCTTGGATCTCCCTTTATGATTCACTGCCACCGGTCGCCGAGATCGCGATCGATTTGAAGATCCTTCGCGGCGGCGTTGTCGTCTTTGAAGGCCAATCAGGCGCGGACCAAATGGCTCGCAAGTTTGACGACTTGGTCGCGTGGCTGGGCCGCGACAACAGCTTTCCCAACGGTGCGTTTCTGATGACGGGAACCGGCATTGTTCCGACGACCGAATTTACCCTGGCAGCCGGCGACGTCGTCAACATCACAATCGCGGGCGTGGGCACGTTGTCCAACGCGATCGTGCAAGGTTGA
- a CDS encoding aldehyde dehydrogenase (NADP(+)), translated as MTADTPANVRPVLIAGQWRVAKSSTTFQATDPNKNTKLAAEFPVSSWDDCDEALNAAADAARQLRKMPPSKIAAFLERYADRIDAAKETLVESAFAETGLAKSPRLGDVELPRTSNQLRAAAKACRTGNWAMATIDTAAGIRSVFEPLGPVCVFGPNNFPFAFNSVAGGDFAAAIAAGNPVIAKANSSHPETTRLLAEQAAEALAETGLPPATVQLIYRTSHADGECLVSDPRVGATGYTGSRGAGLTLKSAADRAGKPIYLELSSVNPVVITPAALAEKGEAIVGDFVTSVLMGTGQFCTNPGMVMLVGGAETDTFIAAVKDKFASLPAGTLLSPAVAKSLSSSVKTLCDFGADLLTGGGEPEAGRCAYANTLMKTSAKAFLGNPEGFQTEAFGNASLFVVANDVPQLCEAIGHLEGNLTGCVYTANNGSDDDAYASISFELSPKVGRLLNDKMPTGVAVSAAMNHGGPYPATGHPGFTAVGVPASLVRFGKLTSFDNVRADRLPEILKDKNPTGETWRMIDGKWSTSNV; from the coding sequence ATGACTGCTGATACTCCTGCGAACGTTCGTCCTGTTTTGATCGCTGGCCAATGGCGAGTCGCAAAATCATCGACCACCTTTCAAGCAACGGACCCCAACAAAAACACGAAGCTGGCCGCCGAGTTTCCGGTCAGCTCGTGGGACGACTGCGACGAAGCGCTCAACGCCGCCGCCGATGCGGCGCGCCAGCTTCGCAAAATGCCGCCTTCAAAGATCGCCGCGTTTCTTGAACGCTACGCCGATCGCATTGACGCGGCCAAGGAAACACTAGTGGAGTCCGCGTTCGCTGAAACCGGATTGGCGAAGAGTCCTCGATTGGGCGACGTCGAATTGCCTCGAACCAGCAACCAATTGCGTGCAGCCGCCAAGGCTTGCCGAACCGGAAACTGGGCCATGGCGACGATTGATACCGCGGCCGGAATCCGCAGCGTCTTCGAACCGCTCGGACCAGTATGCGTCTTCGGTCCCAACAACTTTCCGTTCGCGTTCAACAGCGTTGCCGGCGGTGATTTTGCGGCCGCCATCGCAGCCGGCAATCCGGTGATCGCCAAGGCCAACAGCTCGCATCCCGAGACGACACGACTGCTCGCCGAGCAAGCCGCCGAGGCTTTGGCGGAAACAGGCTTGCCGCCCGCAACGGTGCAGCTGATCTATCGAACCAGTCACGCCGATGGCGAATGTTTGGTGTCCGACCCACGCGTCGGCGCGACCGGTTACACAGGCAGCCGCGGCGCGGGCCTGACGCTCAAGTCAGCTGCTGACCGAGCGGGCAAGCCAATCTATCTGGAACTTTCCAGCGTCAATCCCGTCGTCATTACTCCGGCGGCGCTTGCCGAAAAAGGCGAAGCGATCGTCGGCGACTTTGTCACCAGCGTGCTGATGGGCACGGGCCAGTTCTGCACCAATCCCGGCATGGTCATGCTGGTCGGTGGTGCCGAAACGGACACGTTCATCGCAGCAGTGAAAGACAAGTTCGCATCACTACCGGCCGGAACGTTGTTGTCGCCCGCGGTCGCAAAGAGCTTGTCGTCAAGCGTGAAGACGCTGTGCGACTTTGGCGCTGATCTATTGACCGGTGGCGGCGAACCAGAAGCCGGTCGCTGTGCATACGCCAACACGTTGATGAAGACATCGGCGAAAGCATTCTTGGGGAACCCCGAAGGGTTCCAAACCGAAGCCTTCGGCAACGCATCGCTATTCGTCGTCGCCAACGACGTGCCCCAGTTGTGCGAAGCGATCGGTCATCTCGAAGGCAACCTAACCGGATGTGTTTACACGGCCAATAACGGCTCGGACGATGATGCCTACGCATCGATCAGTTTCGAATTGTCACCCAAAGTCGGGCGATTATTGAACGACAAGATGCCAACCGGCGTCGCCGTTTCCGCCGCGATGAACCACGGTGGGCCCTACCCGGCGACCGGACACCCCGGCTTCACCGCGGTCGGCGTCCCCGCATCGTTGGTGCGATTCGGCAAACTGACCAGCTTCGACAACGTGCGAGCCGATCGCCTGCCCGAAATCCTAAAAGACAAAAACCCAACCGGCGAAACATGGCGGATGATCGACGGAAAGTGGTCGACGTCGAACGTATAG
- a CDS encoding DEAD/DEAH box helicase: MMLSDVCASEFLSGDRSRGSQLAMQRSVRLTSVGSTGALAIADGSCGEEYVVGVDFSDTQNGRLGVTCDCMRYDGGDPCKHLWAMMKTIDASYDVIAQSPKRLQLFDIDASVLDTGDPLNQRQTNRASAQRSAKEEKRSANEERRLRILEAVRASVNRRDAPTAAQPIAAASIQNQSTGKTATTWKESIRSLGSVSPTSGHLESHGIPREVFAESIVQQQHWFVLSLADRMNEQAFNVQVFESKRKKDGQWGTPVACTIAPSRLPASMTHDERAAFATLQPGEDSGQGNYYNPYRPPTFGQFTVHPSRLDESLEVLHTTGRFAWKLGVGKRFEDARRIDDVDTGSAWQFELAINASPENAKSLVVVAGLKRDGKTIPIRSVMLASDLGCALVELPKQERERECDSDDSSPRVGVIKIHAAQASTIRGWQRVGKVTIPGRSIHTLLTELSANHGSFDLRIDPSIDVAHRLGVPLPQCLLKQREKGTASFNAQLLVRYDDRQIAFDDSVQWWFDRRDKSIVRRDRSAEAEFLNAIDVDHFDLLETFDDVEMRIPKSKFIGMVERLQSVGWEVLAEGVALRIATDFDIAISSGIDWFDLHAAANFDGVDVGLPELLAALRKGDNTILLDDGTLGMLPEEWLKRFAGLCDSGEATDDGLRFKRTQALLLDAMLADHQGVQNDRSFTDFCQKLKSFEGVQAVPAPETFTGKLREYQEIGLGWFGFLQDFGFGGCLADDMGLGKTIQVLALLESRRNRRVPKGQIRKPSIAVVPKSLVFNWIDEAKRFTPDLRVLNHTGLDRHEQLKTATRSLAKNKANAFDLIVTTYGTLRNDAETFSKMEFDYAILDEAQAIKNPKSQSAKAARLLRGDHRLAMTGTPVENHLGDLWSLFDFLNPGMLGGAPKTATLDNDEDRKRIEHVSQSLRPFILRRTKQQVLTELPDKTEQTLVCEMSKPQRKIYDEVREHYRLHLSKKVEELGLKRAKIHVLEALLRLRQVACDPRLVDKKSKVTGAKIENLMQNLTELIDEGHKVLVFSQFTQLLALIRSEVNDRDWDHEYLDGKTRKRDACVKRFQEDDTCQLFLISLKAGGNGLNLTAADYVFILDPWWNPAVEAQAIDRAHRMGQSKSVMAYRMICSNTVEEKIITMQQSKRDLADAIISQDKSLISGLTADDLQQLLA; encoded by the coding sequence ATGATGTTGTCGGATGTTTGCGCCAGCGAGTTTCTAAGTGGCGATCGTTCTCGGGGGTCCCAATTGGCGATGCAGCGAAGCGTTCGGTTGACCAGCGTCGGTTCGACCGGCGCCTTGGCGATCGCGGACGGTTCGTGCGGCGAAGAATATGTTGTGGGCGTCGACTTTTCGGATACGCAAAACGGTCGGCTGGGCGTCACTTGCGATTGCATGCGGTACGATGGTGGCGATCCATGCAAGCACTTGTGGGCGATGATGAAAACGATCGACGCCTCCTATGACGTGATCGCGCAGTCGCCAAAACGTTTGCAGCTATTCGACATCGACGCCAGCGTTTTGGATACCGGCGATCCGTTGAACCAACGTCAAACCAATCGTGCATCGGCCCAACGTTCAGCAAAGGAAGAGAAGCGTTCGGCGAACGAAGAACGGCGACTGAGAATCTTGGAAGCGGTTCGTGCGTCAGTAAACCGGCGTGATGCGCCGACCGCGGCCCAACCAATAGCCGCGGCTTCGATCCAAAATCAGTCAACCGGAAAGACGGCGACGACATGGAAGGAATCGATCCGATCGCTTGGGTCGGTGTCCCCAACATCCGGCCATCTGGAATCGCACGGAATTCCTCGCGAAGTTTTCGCTGAGTCCATCGTCCAGCAACAACATTGGTTCGTTTTGTCTTTGGCCGACAGGATGAACGAGCAAGCGTTCAATGTGCAAGTGTTCGAAAGCAAGCGAAAGAAAGATGGACAATGGGGCACGCCGGTCGCGTGCACCATTGCACCTAGTCGATTGCCTGCGTCGATGACGCACGACGAACGCGCGGCCTTTGCGACGCTTCAGCCGGGCGAAGATTCGGGGCAGGGCAACTACTACAATCCTTACCGTCCGCCGACGTTTGGTCAGTTCACCGTCCACCCTTCGCGACTGGACGAATCACTGGAGGTACTGCACACGACGGGTCGGTTCGCGTGGAAACTTGGCGTGGGCAAGCGGTTCGAGGACGCGCGGCGGATTGATGACGTCGACACTGGAAGTGCATGGCAATTCGAGTTGGCGATCAACGCGAGTCCAGAAAATGCGAAGTCGTTGGTGGTCGTTGCTGGTTTGAAACGCGACGGCAAAACGATTCCGATCCGATCGGTCATGCTTGCAAGCGATTTGGGCTGCGCACTGGTTGAATTGCCGAAACAGGAACGCGAGCGGGAATGCGATTCAGATGATTCGTCGCCGCGAGTCGGCGTGATCAAGATTCACGCGGCCCAAGCATCCACCATCCGAGGCTGGCAGCGGGTCGGAAAGGTCACCATCCCCGGTCGCAGCATCCACACATTATTAACCGAATTGTCGGCTAATCATGGCAGCTTCGATTTGAGAATCGATCCGTCGATCGATGTTGCCCATCGACTTGGCGTTCCGTTGCCACAATGTTTGCTAAAACAGCGAGAAAAAGGCACGGCTAGCTTTAACGCACAACTGCTGGTGCGTTACGACGATCGGCAAATCGCATTCGACGATTCTGTTCAATGGTGGTTCGATCGACGCGACAAATCGATCGTCCGACGCGACCGGAGCGCCGAAGCCGAATTTCTAAACGCGATTGATGTTGATCATTTCGATCTTTTGGAAACGTTCGACGATGTCGAAATGCGAATTCCGAAAAGCAAGTTCATCGGCATGGTTGAACGATTGCAATCGGTGGGATGGGAAGTCCTTGCCGAAGGCGTCGCGCTACGGATCGCAACGGATTTTGACATCGCAATCTCATCCGGCATCGATTGGTTCGATCTCCATGCTGCTGCCAACTTTGACGGCGTCGATGTCGGGCTGCCTGAATTGCTGGCGGCGCTGAGAAAGGGCGACAACACGATCCTGCTGGACGACGGTACGTTGGGGATGCTTCCCGAAGAATGGCTGAAACGGTTCGCCGGTTTGTGTGACAGCGGCGAAGCGACCGACGATGGCCTGCGGTTCAAACGTACCCAGGCTCTCTTGCTTGATGCGATGCTCGCCGACCACCAGGGCGTCCAGAACGATCGATCGTTTACCGATTTTTGCCAAAAGTTGAAGTCGTTCGAGGGCGTCCAGGCCGTACCTGCGCCGGAGACATTCACGGGTAAGTTGCGGGAGTATCAAGAAATCGGCTTGGGTTGGTTCGGCTTTCTCCAGGATTTCGGTTTCGGCGGTTGTCTGGCGGACGACATGGGCCTGGGCAAAACGATTCAAGTGCTCGCGTTGTTGGAATCGCGACGAAACCGCCGCGTTCCGAAAGGCCAGATACGAAAACCCTCGATTGCTGTGGTTCCCAAATCCTTGGTCTTCAATTGGATCGATGAAGCGAAGCGTTTCACGCCCGACCTTCGGGTCCTGAACCACACGGGATTGGATCGTCACGAGCAATTAAAAACCGCAACCCGTTCGTTAGCAAAAAACAAAGCAAACGCGTTTGACTTGATCGTGACCACCTACGGCACCTTGCGAAACGACGCCGAAACGTTTTCGAAAATGGAATTCGACTACGCCATTCTTGACGAAGCACAAGCAATTAAAAATCCGAAGAGCCAATCGGCGAAGGCGGCACGCTTGCTTCGTGGTGACCACCGTTTGGCGATGACCGGCACACCGGTCGAAAATCACCTGGGCGATCTTTGGTCGCTGTTCGATTTCTTGAACCCTGGAATGCTGGGGGGCGCACCCAAGACGGCGACCTTGGACAACGATGAAGATCGAAAGCGGATCGAGCATGTCAGTCAGTCGTTGCGACCGTTTATCTTGCGGCGCACCAAGCAACAGGTTTTGACCGAGTTGCCGGACAAGACAGAGCAGACGTTAGTTTGCGAAATGAGCAAGCCACAACGCAAGATTTACGACGAAGTCCGAGAACACTATCGCTTGCACTTGAGCAAGAAGGTCGAGGAACTAGGGCTGAAGCGGGCAAAGATCCACGTCTTGGAAGCCTTGCTGCGATTGCGCCAAGTCGCCTGTGACCCACGATTGGTGGATAAAAAAAGCAAAGTCACCGGCGCGAAGATCGAAAACCTGATGCAGAACCTGACCGAACTGATCGACGAGGGGCATAAGGTACTCGTCTTCTCTCAATTCACTCAGTTGCTGGCGCTGATTCGATCGGAAGTGAACGATCGCGACTGGGACCACGAATACTTGGACGGCAAGACGCGAAAACGGGATGCGTGCGTCAAGCGTTTCCAGGAAGACGATACCTGCCAACTGTTCTTGATCAGTTTGAAGGCGGGTGGAAACGGATTGAACCTGACGGCAGCCGACTACGTTTTCATTCTCGACCCGTGGTGGAACCCAGCGGTGGAGGCGCAAGCCATCGACCGGGCGCACCGCATGGGGCAAAGCAAGTCGGTGATGGCGTATCGAATGATTTGCAGTAACACGGTCGAGGAAAAGATCATCACGATGCAGCAATCCAAACGCGACTTGGCCGATGCGATTATCAGCCAAGACAAAAGTTTGATTAGCGGACTAACCGCCGACGATTTACAACAGTTGCTGGCGTAA